From Paenibacillus sp. PL2-23:
CAAGCGACGACCAAAGCCCCGGCGGCTATCATGCCCCATCGTCCCGACAAACGGCGCTTGTCGCTTGGCACGCTCGGCTCCGCTTCATGCCCGTCATATACGTCTTCCGCTGTGACGCTTACCATGGACAGCGCATCAAGGCGGGAGCCCCTTATGCCGGATTGGACAACGTCCCCATCGGCTTCGCGATGAGCCTCCTCTTGAGGCAACACGGCGGGGCAGGCGCCCGCTATAAGCTCCAACAACGTCTCCCGCAAATCTGCTAGAGGCGAACGGCTGTGACTCAGCCGCTGAAGTAGCCGCTTCAACCCGACTCCGTCAATCGTCTCGATATACGTCGTCCAACGCACCGCCAGTGACAGCAGGCTGTCGGGCAAGGACTGGTCATGACTCCAAGGCTGCTTCAGAGGCATGTATGCCATTCGAATGTCGGTGAGCCGATCTCCGATAAAGAGAAACTGCTCGTTAAGCAGGCAGGTCTCCGGTCTCAGCATATAATCCTTGCACTCCAGAATGGCGTCCGTCACTGCCAGAAGGAGGCCATAATACTGCTCCATCGTAAGAGGCTCCTGCTGCAGCCTGTGGGCAAGCATCTTCATGCCGGCCAACGAATATCGGAACGAGACCTTACCGTCCACCTCGTACCAGTCCATCGGCAGCAAGTACGGGACTTGCTGCGCCCGCAATATTTGCAGCTCCAGCTCATCCAGCTCGCTCCTGGCTATGCCTCCTTCTTTGTCGATCATCATCTCATGCCCGCGATTCATCGCGAAGTCGATGCGAAGCTGCCCCATAATCCCTTCTCCTCCCAAACATTAAATGAATGGCTACATAAGCCATAAGGTCAAGGCTGCGGGCGCGACGGCCAGCATAAACGGAAAGCTCGTACCGGATTCCGCCCAGCTGAACCAGCGCCGCTTCAGAGAATCGCCTTCCCGAATGAATGCGAAGCGCAAGCCAAGGAATAGCTTGAGGGCAAACGATCGCCGAAGCAGCAGCAGGACGACGCCTATTGCCCCCGCATACAGAATCGCATAGGCCAGCAGCTGCAGAACCGCCGCCGCTCCCAGCCATGCGCCCAGGCCGCCGAACAGCTTCACGTCGCCGGCGCCGATGCCTCCCAGCACGTACAGCAGAAGCAACGGTACAAAGCCCGCCGCCGCTCCTCCAATCGATCCTAGCCAGCTCGCCGCATCCTCGCCTGCAAAGAGCCCCTGATACAGCAGTCCCGTTACAAATGCGCAGCCCGTCAGCCAATTGGGAATGATACCCCTGCTGACGTCTGACACAAATGAAAGCATAATGAGCACGGCCGAGGCTGTTACAGCAACCATCCCAATTCCTCGCCTTCAATTCGATTTTTTCTCCACGGCAAAATGCTTGGACACACTGCCCTCGCGTCCATGCCCCTGGACCGTCAGCTCCCATATGCCGGGCGTCGTATTGCCCGAAACATGCCACGTCCACTGTACATACCCATCTCCGTCAGCTGCCGCCAAACCAAGATGCTTCGCTTTGCTGGCCCCGCTCTTGTAGGTAACGCCGAGCGAGACGCTGGCCCCGGGCTCCGTCTTCACGATGACAGTCGCCTTCTGGCCCGGTCTAAGCGGATTTGGCGAAATGGATACGATCTGCAGCGGCAGAGCTTCCCCTTCGGATTCCCCGCTGTATGCGGCCGGCGCCGCGTCGCTCACCCATACCCGCTCCATCGCTTGCTCACGCAGCACGATCGGCTCCTCCAGAAACGGCAAACGGAAGGGGTATTCGTATTCCAGCGTGATGGCAATATAAGCCTCTTCCTTATTAGCAAGATCAGGCAATGCGATGTATCCCAGCCGAATGCGCTCAGGCTTCAATAGGTATGCGTTGGCGTATTGGCGCACATAGGGCTCAATAACGCCTCCCCCCAGCTCGGTCGCCGCCATATTCTGAAGCGGCCGCCAATCTCCGCGAAGGGCAGAAGAGACAAGCTCCCCGGCAGGGTCGGGAAGCCACTCCGCGGCATCGGCGGCAACCTCGCTCCATTCGGGCAGCGGAACGGGCAAAGCCGCCGCGCTGCTCGCCGCTCCATGCAGCTGCTGATGTGCAAGCTCTGCGGGGTACATATGAGCCGCGAGCTGGCGGACGCTGTGCGAGGCCGCCGTATGGAGCGCCATCTGAGCCCCGCACAACGAGATCAGCATGGCAAAGGCGGCCAGCAGAAACAAGAGAAACGGCATCACGAGCGCTGCCTCCAACACAATGGAGCCGCGGCGATCCTCCGCCCAGCCGCCCAATAATGCCTTTCCTCTAATAGGACCAGCCCACAGTTTGCGTCGTTTCATATCGGCTGCCGACTACCTTTCCCTGAAGCAAATCCAATCGTCCCAGCATGCTCATCACTCCCGGCAGGAACCATAGCTGCATGGAGACCCTTGCTTCCCCGGTGACGCTTGCCGGGACGGCGGACAGCAACAGATCGGTATTTTGTTCAATTACAGCAATCATTCGACCCAGTCTCCGCTCCCTCTCGCCCCCATGCATCATCATAAATAGCCGCAAATAATCCAGATAGGCCAGCTCAACCTTCACATATTTTGAGAGGGGCGCCGACCCCTTCTCCGCGAATGCGAGCATATCCTCCATTGTCCGCTCAAGCCCATATATCAGGGCTCCTGACAAGACGAGAAGCGGATGGCCCAGCGCCCTGCATTCCAGAAGCCCCTCCATCGTGCGGATCGCCAGTCTCACGGTGAACAGCTCCGCATAAGCAGCAATCAGGTTGCCGACGGGATCGTGAAAGCCATACAGCACATACTCCATCTCCTGATTATGGAAAGAGGCAGCCGCCATAACGCCATCCGGGTCGCCATTGACGAGCAATGCGCGGAGCTGCTGCGGTTCAAAATAAGAAAAGCGATGAGCCGCGTATTCTCCGAAATAAAAGCTGTCTCGTCCATGAGCCAGCATGTCGGACAGGCCGGCAAACAAGCCGTCCATCCTCGCTGCTGACGCCTCGGCCGCCGCTCCCGCATCCGCAGGTTGCTCCAGCTTGTATGCAGCAGTCTCGGAAGCCCCCTGCTGATTAAACAATAGATTCTGGTCGTAGCGCTCGCGCACGCTATTGAATATTTCCTGGTAATCTGGCCGGACCGGCACCCCCGCCAAGCCATGAAGCATCCGGCTCGCTTCCCTCCACTTGGAGTCAGCCTGCAGCTTCTGCTCGTCCAGCTTCGCTTGCAGCGAAGCATCCAGCACGCTTGCCCTTCGCTCCTTCAGCACCTGGCCCGGCTGCGAATACAGGGCCTCGTAGGCCTGAAGCGCCGAGCCGATTTCTGCGACAGATAGAAGCAGAGAGGCCTGAGCGATGGGGTTCAACGGCTTCGACATTGCGCCGGACCATCGCCCCAGCAGTTGATCCATTTCGCTTGTCAGAGAGGAGCTGCGGGTACCTTGCTGGAGCAGCTCCGCTCTGTACGCGGCGAACCATTCGCCTGTCCGCAGCAGCTTATCGCTGCTGCTCCTTATTTCCTCCAGCTGCCTCTCCAAATCCCCCTGCACCGGATTGTCGGCTGCGCCCGGTACCTTCTGATTCGCGACATGGCTGTATCCCGCTCCAGCAGCCGAGTCTGAGGCGGCGATCAGGCGCTGCATCTGGCCGTTGATCCGTTCCGCCTCCTCCACCTTGCCTGCGGCGTCCGTCAACAGCTCCGCATGCTTCAGCTTCAATCGGCTGCTGCTGCTTCGAAGCTCCATGGTCAACGCTGCCACTTCTTGCTCGTAAGCCGCAATGGAATCGCTGTACAGGGTCTCCTCGCCTTCCCCTGCAGCGGCGTCGAGCTCGACTTGTCCAACATAAGCACCGTAAGCCTCAGCAAGCGAAGCCGATGTGAAGCCCCCGCCCCCACCACCAACAAGCCCCGATCGTCCAGCAGGAATCAAAGCAAGCGCTTCGCTGTCGCTCACCAATTGAGCCGCGGCCTCCTGCAGTCGAACCGCCTTCTCCAGCAAATCCTCTCTCCGCTCATACAGCCTGCGAAGCTGCTCCAGCGTTTGAATGGCGTTGGAGCTTTGCTGCAGCGTTGTTGCCATTGGCGCAAGCTTGGCGATCAATTCCAGCGTGAAATCAACAGGCGCCTTGTACTTCATGTCCTCCAGCACCTGCCTGGCGAACACGTCATGCTCTCCAAGCGTCGACGCCGTCAGAAGCTTGGAGGATTCAAGCGTCGAAGCGACAATGCCGAAGCCATCGTCCGGGCCCAGCGGCCTGGTGCCAAGCCCCGCCTCCAGTACCTCCCTGAAGATTAGGCCGCCATCGGTTCCGCCTCGCCCGAATAAGCCATATCGCTCAAACAGCCAGGAGTCATAAGCGGACAATACGGAGCGCACGCCTGAGCGCGCCGCATTCTCCGACATCAGCTGGAAGGCAGCGATTCGGGCATAATCGATCAGAACGGCGAAAAACAACAGCAGTGAGGACAAAATGAGCACTGCCGCAATTGTTACCGCTCCATCCTCCTTGAATAGCCATTTCGGCGCTTGAATCATCATGCCCTCGCTCCCTCCATTTACGGCGTTGCCTGTCCATAGGACGACAGCACCTCGCCCGCTCTGCTTCTTGCGGTTGTTCTGCCATTGGGGTAATCCGCAAATTTCCTCCAATAATAGCGGGCCAGGTCCACGCTACGAACAAACTCAACGGGATCAACTACGATCCCTTGGCCAGCAGCGGCCGCCTCTCCCCTGGTCCAGCCCTTCTCCCAAGACGATAGCGACAGCGGATGGCGCAGCTTCACTTCAACGGATCGGCGCAAGCCGCCGCTCTTATAGGAGACCGTGCCCCTGTAAGGCAGCTGGGCAACAGCCATCCATTCAGAAGCCGCCAGCAGCTTCCCGGCTGGTCCACCCCCTTGCCCTCGTTCAGCCGAAGCTGTGCCATCTCCGCCTTCTGCCGGCCATTCGACGCTATGGTTCGCGCTGTCCGCTCGGAGACCGAATACGCTAGCCAAAGCGCCATCCGATCCCAGATTACGGTACAGGCTGTCATAGCTGGGGCTCAGCAGCATGCCGGTCTCCGGCTCTCTGTTGCTGTTGTCCCAGCTGAACGCGGCCCTCTCGGCAGTGACCGAGGCGGCATAAAGCACGATGGTCTGCTGATACAAATACATGCCGAGGAACAGAAAAGCGAGCACCATCGCGAGCAGCACGGGGAACACCGTCACCGCCTCAAGCGTAAAGCTGCCTCTCTGGTCCTCGCGCCAGCTTTGAAGGCTATTCAAATATTTTCCTTGCATCGTTATCCGCCTTGTCCAGCGCGTCCTGCACCAGAGCTACGATCCAATCCTTGAACAACAGGGCAATAATGATGACAACGGCAACGATAAGAATAACCTCAAGCGTGCCGATCCCATCCTCCTTCCGCATAAAACGTTTAACGTGATTCATCATTTTGTTCATCTGCAGCCCTCTCCCTACTCTAAAATTATAGTTAAGACAACATCAGAACGGCCGGTGCCGCTACCAGAATCATTAATATAAACAGAATGCCAACAAGAGGAAACACAAGCTTCGACGATGCCTCCTCTCCTTTAAGGCGGGCTGCTTCCTTACGCTTCTCCCATAAGGAATACGACAGCTCTCGCACGGACAATACAAACTGCTCGCCGCCCTTGCGATAATTAAGCAGCATGACAGTCGTGAATAGAGACGCCTCCTGCACCGCACAGCTGCGATTGAACCGCTCCAGCGCCTCATTGAACGGCTGGCCATTCCGAATACCCGCAACCGCCGCTCTCCACTCACGATCAAGCGGATGCTGGGAGCTTTCTTTGCCCTCCAGACAACGAAGGAAGGCCCCCTGAACCGTCTCGCCGGCACCGACAAGAAGCATCAGCTTGCTCATCCGATCAGGCAAGGCAACCATTATGGCATGCTTCCGTTCCTTCACCGCCTTGCCCGCGTCCGCATAACCGCGGAGCGCCAGGCCGACGGAGGCCAGCGCGCCTGCCGCTAGCAGGGCCTCTTCGCCGCTCATGGCCGCCAGCCATGCACAGCACACCATGGCAAGGTAGCCCATGCCG
This genomic window contains:
- a CDS encoding prepilin peptidase — protein: MVAVTASAVLIMLSFVSDVSRGIIPNWLTGCAFVTGLLYQGLFAGEDAASWLGSIGGAAAGFVPLLLLYVLGGIGAGDVKLFGGLGAWLGAAAVLQLLAYAILYAGAIGVVLLLLRRSFALKLFLGLRFAFIREGDSLKRRWFSWAESGTSFPFMLAVAPAALTLWLM
- a CDS encoding Flp1 family type IVb pilin encodes the protein MNKMMNHVKRFMRKEDGIGTLEVILIVAVVIIIALLFKDWIVALVQDALDKADNDARKIFE
- a CDS encoding DUF6382 domain-containing protein, which translates into the protein MGQLRIDFAMNRGHEMMIDKEGGIARSELDELELQILRAQQVPYLLPMDWYEVDGKVSFRYSLAGMKMLAHRLQQEPLTMEQYYGLLLAVTDAILECKDYMLRPETCLLNEQFLFIGDRLTDIRMAYMPLKQPWSHDQSLPDSLLSLAVRWTTYIETIDGVGLKRLLQRLSHSRSPLADLRETLLELIAGACPAVLPQEEAHREADGDVVQSGIRGSRLDALSMVSVTAEDVYDGHEAEPSVPSDKRRLSGRWGMIAAGALVVACVWRFLYVSDPSQTNLLLSAALTLLVAAGLLMLSRRSSALFLDNKSIMAAHEDDMELYSGPLPAAKKAWRAEYGGERSLSSFITPGTTTSMGNYALSPPAGAGGERSRHAAETAVLEAKEQAGEASTILLSEARWLSRMWNGQEEKITLDAEVFKIGRSGDGVSYSDPAEGISRLHLEIEQIGDEHHAKDLGSRNGSLLNGKLMVPYKAYKLELGDRIHLAGDKGPLYELRAG
- a CDS encoding AAA family ATPase; translation: MKRRKLWAGPIRGKALLGGWAEDRRGSIVLEAALVMPFLLFLLAAFAMLISLCGAQMALHTAASHSVRQLAAHMYPAELAHQQLHGAASSAAALPVPLPEWSEVAADAAEWLPDPAGELVSSALRGDWRPLQNMAATELGGGVIEPYVRQYANAYLLKPERIRLGYIALPDLANKEEAYIAITLEYEYPFRLPFLEEPIVLREQAMERVWVSDAAPAAYSGESEGEALPLQIVSISPNPLRPGQKATVIVKTEPGASVSLGVTYKSGASKAKHLGLAAADGDGYVQWTWHVSGNTTPGIWELTVQGHGREGSVSKHFAVEKKSN
- a CDS encoding type II secretion system F family protein, with the protein product MISFIVAMGLTAGWGCLIGGSGVRRLLPELMKNRKASPVSWRVHMMEAPFLKAVEYAAQWETAGLLLNGYHTRLVILRGASWTMDRTKLEAAAGVGMGYLAMVCCAWLAAMSGEEALLAAGALASVGLALRGYADAGKAVKERKHAIMVALPDRMSKLMLLVGAGETVQGAFLRCLEGKESSQHPLDREWRAAVAGIRNGQPFNEALERFNRSCAVQEASLFTTVMLLNYRKGGEQFVLSVRELSYSLWEKRKEAARLKGEEASSKLVFPLVGILFILMILVAAPAVLMLS
- a CDS encoding TadE family protein, which produces MQGKYLNSLQSWREDQRGSFTLEAVTVFPVLLAMVLAFLFLGMYLYQQTIVLYAASVTAERAAFSWDNSNREPETGMLLSPSYDSLYRNLGSDGALASVFGLRADSANHSVEWPAEGGDGTASAERGQGGGPAGKLLAASEWMAVAQLPYRGTVSYKSGGLRRSVEVKLRHPLSLSSWEKGWTRGEAAAAGQGIVVDPVEFVRSVDLARYYWRKFADYPNGRTTARSRAGEVLSSYGQATP